In Rhipicephalus microplus isolate Deutch F79 unplaced genomic scaffold, USDA_Rmic scaffold_538, whole genome shotgun sequence, the following are encoded in one genomic region:
- the LOC142795059 gene encoding uncharacterized protein LOC142795059: MSRTPKRRKLYLEPSFDGKELPRSTRYRASRLATDTSQVENVMSDGNAAADEPADNSPVRVWANDEVDECEESGPSDDEEALAENAKEDDRETDGSFDSDLSAEDIVTLVMDFAVNFGLAWTQVEHLMKLVSFLMKRKDLPDTKFLFKKFAGVSTDSMGFHFYCPNCICLLGECDGDLKKRKEFNATCTQCQQLYSGDTLTAQGSFFVTLPMGQQISSILSSQDTSRSLKNSLNALAHRSHAASMTDFTDGSLYLHQRKELGLGAMDITLTINSDGSPVFNSSKFSIWPVQTTINELPPGLRLKNVTVATLWYGQCHPDMTLVLEAFTKQMDSLTRSGIEWTCDGETFQSKVYCFAAVADAPARALMQNTVQYNGYFGCGWCLHPGKCIEGTVKYPISAEAPPDRTKEGMMQDMAEVHRTGVNVRGVKGPSPLINLVGFDIVWGFTPDYMHGVLLGVTRQFMELWMSGVGAPYYIGSPQLIRMVDERLCAIKPPQCITRLPRSVELRKFWKASEWQQWLLYYSLVCVHRILPGKYHKHFSLLVKAVYLLLGDTVSAKDIRDSTECLVQFVIQVQVLYSKKEMTSNVHLLLHLAKSVTMQGPLWAHSCFVFEAGLGKIKKLVTSAKGVPHQVMSRVLMASKVGAHNAAASEQVKNFLCSDLCNKEESLALLGKPRAVSESIHRIIEAQVPHQITGPVEEYDRVRISGRMFHSEQYQRPQKTNCTAVRLRDNMHAKIQHIVSVSCSDRKRIYFVSNSYVSSLCFGTTHISCVQKWVAQNVVEVDRQAAPCLWIDWNERQFFCNLANRFP, from the exons ATGTCCCGGACGCCTAAACGACGGAAGTTATATCTAGAGCCATCCTTCGATGGGAAAGAGCTGCCCAGATCAACGCGGTACAGGGCGTCTCGCCTCGCGACTGACACTAGCCAAGTGGAAAACGTGATGTCTGATGGTAATGCTGCTGCAGATGAACCTGCTGATAATTCGCCAGTTCGCGTCTGGGCAAACGATGAAGTCGACGAGTGCGAAGAGTCGGGACCGAGCGACGATGAGGAAGCCCTGGCAGAGAACGCAAAGGAGGATGATCGTGAAACTGATGGCTCCTTTGACTCCGATTTATCTGCTGAAGACATCGTGACCCTAGTCATGGACTTTGCTGTTAACTTTGGCCTGGCGTGGACACAGGTAGAACACCTGATGAAACTAGTCAGTTTTTTAATGAAAAGAAAGGATCTCCCTGACACGAAGTTTCTGTTTAAGAAATTTGCGGGAGTCTCCACTGATAGCATGGGCTTTCATTTCTATTGTCCCAACTGCATTTGCCTTCTCGGCGAATGTGACGGGGACCTtaagaaaagaaaagaattcaATGCAACATGTACACAATGCCAACAGTTGTACAGTGGAGATACCCTTACTGCGCAAGGAAGTTTTTTTGTGACCCTTCCCATGGGGCAACAGATTTCTTCAATTCTTTCGTCTCAAGATACTTCCAGGTCACTTAAAAACTCTTTAAATGCACTTGCACATCGTTCACACGCCGCCTCTATGACAGACTTTACAGACGGAAGTTTGTATCTGCACCAAAGAAAAGAACTGGGTCTTGGCGCTATGGACATCACATTGACCATAAACTCGGATGGTAGTCCTGTGTTCAACTCATCCAAGTTTTCGATATGGCCCGTGCAGACGACAATTAATGAGTTGCCGCCCGGATTGCGTTTGAAAAATGTTACTGTTGCTACACTGTGGTATGGACAGTGCCACCCAGACATGACATTGGTGTTGGAGGCATTCACGAAGCAAATGGACTCGCTTACCAGGAGTGGTATCGAGTGGACATGTGATGGAGAGACCTTTCAATCAAAA GTCtattgtttcgctgctgtagccGATGCTCCAGCCAGGGCTCTGATGCAGAACACAGTCCAGTATAATGGATACTTTGGGTGTGGCTGGTGTTTGCACCCTGGCAAATGCATTGAAG GAACAGTCAAGTACCCTATAAGCGCTGAAGCTCCACCCGACAGGACTAAAGAAGGGATGATGCAAGACATGGCTGAAGTGCACAGGACTGGTGTTAATGTGCGAGGAGTTAAAGGGCCTTCCCCATTAATTAATTTGGTGGGGTTTGACATTGTGTGGGGCTTCACGCCTGATTATATGCATGGGGTTTTACTTGGTGTCACACGCCAGTTTATGGAGCTGTGGATGTCTGGTGTAGGCGCTCCATATTATATAGGGTCGCCACAGTTGATTAGGATGGTTGACGAAAGGCTTTGTGCCATTAAGCCTCCTCAATGCATCACGCGCCTGCCAAGATCTGTTGAACTGAGAAAGTTTTGGAAGGCAAGCGAGTGGCAACAGTGGCTGTTGTATTACAGCCTTGTTTGTGTTCACAGAATCTTGCCTGGCAAGTACCACAAACACTTTAGCTTGCTGGTGAAAGCTGTATACCTCCTACTTGGAGATACTGTCTCAGCCAAAGACATCAGGGATAGTACTGAGTGTCTTGTGCAATTTGTTATTCAAGTCCAAGTTCTCTACTCTAAGAAGGAAATGACTTCGAATGTACACTTGTTGTTGCACCTTGCAAAAAGTGTTACAATGCAAGGGCCACTCTGGGCACACTCTTGCTTTGTCTTTGAGGCGGGCTTAGGAAAGATTAAAAAGCTCGTCACTTCCGCTAAAGGAGTGCCTCACCAAGTGATGAGCAGAGTGCTTATGGCCAGCAAAGTTGGCGCACACAATGCAGCCGCTAGTGAGCAAGTTAAGAATTTCTTGTGCTCTGATTTGTGCAACAAAGAAGAGTCGCTGGCCCTTTTGGGAAAACCAAGAGCTGTCAGTGAGTCCATTCATAGAATTATTGAAGCGCAAGTCCCACACCAAATCACAGGGCCTGTTGAGGAATATGATAGAGTTCGCATCTCTGGACGCATGTTCCACAGCGAACAATATCAAAGGCCTCAAAAAACTAACTGCACAGCTGTACGACTGCGAGACAATATGCATGCTAAGATCCAGCATATTGTGTCAGTTAGCTGCAGTGACAGAAAAAGGATTTATTTTGTGTCTAACAGCTATGTTAGTTCTCTGTGTTTCGGCACAACACACATTTCATGTGTTCAGAAGTGGGTGGCACAGAATGTCGTCGAAGTGGACAGGCAGGCAGCTCCATGCCTGTGGATTGACTGGAACGaaaggcaatttttttgtaatcttgCCAATCGTTTCCCATAA